A single window of Pieris napi chromosome 8, ilPieNapi1.2, whole genome shotgun sequence DNA harbors:
- the LOC125051748 gene encoding uncharacterized oxidoreductase TM_0325-like, with amino-acid sequence MDFTGKVVLITGASSGFGATTAVYFAKLSAKLALVGRNEKNLLETVAMCEKEKGFKPLAIVADITKEADVERIIKETLDHFKQLDVLVNNSGISKSGGIKSLTMESYDTVMNTNVRGTFYLTSLAVPHLIKTKGNIVTVSSITSSQSIPNMTVYTMSKAALDQFTRNLAVELGPDGVRANCVNPGLAKTNIVSRMGYTDDQCNALFEKMVKETPLGRLTEPIDVAALISFLASDLAKSITGATHSIDAGRYL; translated from the coding sequence atgGATTTTACTGGCAAAGTAGTACTTATAACTGGAGCTAGTTCGGGTTTCGGTGCCACCACTGCTGTATATTTTGCAAAACTGTCCGCTAAACTAGCACTTGTTGGGCGAAATGAAAAAAACCTGTTAGAGACAGTCGCAATGTGTGAAAAGGAAAAAGGTTTTAAGCCTTTAGCTATTGTTGCGGATATTACGAAGGAAGCCGATGTGGAaagaattataaaagaaacattAGACCACTTCAAGCAACTGGACGTGTTAGTCAATAATTCTGGAATTTCAAAAAGCGGTGGAATCAAATCTCTAACTATGGAATCATATGATACTGTAATGAACACCAATGTACGAGGTACCTTCTATCTCACATCATTAGCAGTACCACATCTGATAAAGACAAAAGGAAATATCGTTACAGTATCAAGTATAACTTCATCGCAGTCTATACCAAATATGACAGTATACACAATGTCAAAGGCTGCGCTGGATCAGTTTACCAGAAATCTCGCTGTAGAATTAGGACCAGATGGTGTACGAGCAAACTGCGTTAATCCAGGTTTAGCTAAAACTAATATAGTTAGTCGAATGGGCTATACGGACGATCAGTGTAAtgcattatttgaaaaaatggtAAAGGAAACACCTTTGGGAAGATTAACTGAACCCATTGATGTGGCTGCTTTAATTAGTTTTCTAGCAAGTGATCTGGCTAAAAGTATTACCGGTGCCACACATTCAATCGACGCAGGAAGGTATttgtaa